A single genomic interval of Mustelus asterias chromosome 13, sMusAst1.hap1.1, whole genome shotgun sequence harbors:
- the LOC144502290 gene encoding C3a anaphylatoxin chemotactic receptor-like, with translation MSNTMMPDDDYFAFFAYTPYSSIGSNDDEMLIVPLLFCCAICLLGISGNVLVLWIAGREVKRTISMIWLINLSLADLIFTAMLPFTIAHLALKTHWPFGSFMCKFLSLINHLNMFASVLILAVISLDRCLSVTLPVWSQNRRTAHSASMVSLFVWVLALVFSFPFFLIRETAEDALEGKTYCFYSEDTYSLSSLIVARFVLSFLIPFITIAVCYSVITAKVRRRWRKSSTKSCKLTSMIILAFFICWMPFHVLNIVHATSDKEFHIWLPIVTNLAYANSCINPILYLFMGQGSTFHFKNRIRMAMKALHEELSYSGSRSDTRPTRGTI, from the coding sequence ATGTCAAATACTATGATGCCTGACGATGATTATTTTGCATTCTTTGCCTACACACCGTACTCTTCCATTGGATCCAATGATGATGAGATGTTAATAGTTCCTCTGCTGTTTTGCTGCGCCATCTGCCTGCTGGGAATCTCCGGGAATGTGCTGGTCTTGTGGATCGCAGGACGTGAGGTAAAAAGGACCATCAGCATGATCTGGCTGATTAACCTCTCGCTGGCCGATTTAATCTTCACAGCCATGTTACCCTTTACCATCGCTCACCTGGCCCTGAAGACTCACTGGCCATTTGGTAGCTTCATGTGCAAGTTCCTCAGCCTCATCAACCACCTGAACATGTTTGCTAGCGTCCTCATACTGGCTGTGATCAGCCTGGACAGGTGCCTGTCAGTCACATTGCCTGTCTGGTCACAAAACCGCCGGACCGCGCATTCTGCCAGTATGGTTTCTCTGTTCGTGTGGGTATTAGCTTTAGTTTTCAGCTTTCCATTCTTCCTAATCCGTGAGACTGCGGAGGACGCGCTGGAAGGAAAGACATACTGTTTTTACAGTGAGGACACGTACAGCCTCAGTAGTCTAATAGTGGCGAGGTTCGTCCTGTCTTTCCTTATCCCTTTTATCACCATTGCTGTCTGCTACAGCGTCATCACAGCCAAGGTGAGACGCAGGTggaggaaatcctccaccaagTCGTGCAAACTCACCAGCATGATCATCTTGGCGTTCTTCATCTGTTGGATGCCCTTCCACGTCTTAAACATTGTCCATGCCACCTCTGACAAGGAGTTTCACATCTGGCTCCCCATTGTCACAAACTTGGCCTATGCCAACAGCTGCATAAACCCAATCCTTTACCTCTTCATGGGCCAGGGGTCTACCTTTCATTTCAAGAACAGAATCCGGATGGCAATGAAAGCTTTACATGAGGAGCTAAGCTACAGTGGATCCAGGTCTGATACCAGACCAACCAGAGGCACAATCTAA